The following nucleotide sequence is from Apium graveolens cultivar Ventura chromosome 4, ASM990537v1, whole genome shotgun sequence.
ACTGGTTTAGGTATAATGGACCATTTCTCCCTCCATATAATCATATCCTTTCCAAACATTATACCATTACAGTCCATTTTCATCTCAAACCTGCTCTATCCATTTCATAAATTTGTAACAATATTCCCACTTTCCATTCCATTCTGCTCAAATGAAATGGAACCAAGCAAGATAAACGGTCCTACAAGACAACTTCAAATCAGTAGAACCCAGAGCCAGCTAGagctgagcattcggtcggttcggtccaaaacgaatagaccgaaaaaccgaatagtcattttttcttggactgaaccggaccgaagttatattatggaccggaccggaccgaaccgaatgGTTTTGGACCGAATAAACCgattttttttcaaaaagaaaattcaataaaaaattaaatcataaatttaaaaatttaaaatataattgaaGTAATGTGACATGTAGAGTTCTAATAGTCTGTAAAtacaattaaaaattaaaaattatgattataatttttaagatatatgtaaaatgtatataacatgaaattatagtatttatgacGTGGtatattcggtccggaccgaaatatttattaaaagaaccgaaccgaaccgaattttatttcAGTCTATTCtgtccggaccgaatagaccaaataTCTGGAAAAAATAGGACCGAACCCAaaccgaattagcacggttcggttcggtttttcgatttcggttcggttttgctcagccctagaGCCAGCTTCTAAAAGAAGAAGATCCTCCACTTGTTTCAGTCTTCTGAATAGGAGTCCCATTATTCAAAGGTAACATAAATTTATCAATTTCTGCTAAAAAAATTGTTTAACTGTATAGTTCTTCAAGAACTATGATCACTAAAGTAGAAGCTTTAGTTTCAAAAATTCACAAGCAAGATTCTGATACTGCAATTTAAATTGCAAACCTAGAGTACTACTTATCACTTATCCAATATTAAAATAAAAGGTACTATTCCAGTAGGGAACAAGTATTTCAAATTTGCGCATAGTTTATTACCAACTGCCTAGAGTCAAAGATATCCCATTTTGTGATTTTTTAACACCATTGTCGTCATTTTATATGGGACAATTTGTTTATATAGAACCTTTTTCATTTGTTTATGAAGGCAGTAGAACTAAACAATCACTCTTATACTAGTTGTAGGAAGTCAAACTAGCCACATGTATTAGAATATATTGTTTCCTAGTTGTAGTAGAGGAGATCACAATTAGGAAAAGTACATCCTCTCTCTGTATACAGCTGTAAATACTAACCTGATTTAGTGCAAGTCAATCCCTTAATTACAGGGATCCGATGCAGATTGTTATGTATATATTGAACCAGTTGGTTCATCTATCAATACAGAATTTTCTATTCTCTCAGACTTTGTAAAGCTTCATGGTATGAGAGCTTACAATTTCCATCTCTAATCAACCCTAATTATATTTGTCTCTGTCCTGAATCACTGTTCAACAAAATCATTTGACAGCCATGTCTGAATCTGAGCAAAACTCTAAGGACTCATCATCAAGGGTAGAACCTATCATCCTTCAATCTGACACTCAACTAAATACCAGGCATCTTTATCCCACCTCTGACAACACCTTCATCCCAATTTGTCCACACAAACTCAATGGCCATAACTATCTTCAATGGTCACAATCGATGAAGATTTTAATCAGTGGAAGGTGTCGTGATAATTCAGCCTTGGCAGCTGCTGACCTGACTGCCTTGGCATCTCGCTCCAATGACTTGAGACCACGCAGAGGACGCCCGTGGTGTTAACACTGCAAAAAGCCAGGTCATTATAAGGAAACATGTTGGAAGCTTCATGGAAAACCAGCTGACCAAAAATCATCACGTACAGAGTGTGACAGTCGTGCTAATTTAATTATATCAGATATAACTCAAGCACAAACTACTGCAAACTTTACAAAGGATAAGATGGATATTCTTCAAAAAGTATTCAGCAAAGAAAATTGTCTGAGGTAGTCGGTCAACCTTCTTTTAGCCAAGCCCTTCATGTCTCCCATCCACCAACCACATCATGGATAGTGGACTCAGGAGCATCTGATCACATGCCAGGTGACAGATCTTTATTCTCTACTTATACATCTTGTCAGGTAAATGAAACTGTACACATAGCCAATGGGTCAAGGTCTCATGTAGCTGGAATTGGTACAATCTGCATCTCCGAAAAACTGACTCTTTATTCAGTTCTTTATGTGCCTGACCTTGACTGTAATTTAATATCAGTGAGCAAACTAAATCGTGATCATCATTGTGAAACTAAGTTTTATCCTAAATCTTGTGTTTTCCAGGATTTAGCCTCGGGGAAGATGATTGGCAGTGCTGACTATTTGTCATGGTCTACTTTTTTTTAACGTTTTTTGTATGTTTTTGGTATTTTCTGGTTTATAAGTGCAGAAATGTAAGTAAAACAGCTGGAAGTAGAGATTATAGAACAGATCAGACAAAATCAGAGAGAGATTAGAAGATAAACAGAGAGATTGAGATGAGAATTAGAAGAGAGACAGAGTTTAGAGAGAGAATTGAGGTAGAAACCCTAGAGAGAGAAAATAATTATAGAGAGAGAAGAGATTGGTGGAAATAGATTCCTTTTCATATATTCAACATAACAACACAGCACATCACAAGTCCTTTTATAGGCTCACCCCACAACAACTAACTCTAATACAAATACAATCTTACCCTTACTAACCACACACCACTATACTGCTAGTTACAGGACAAAACACAGAACAAAACAAAACACACAGTTATATTAGCACAGTACTATCCTTCCCACAGACCATGACAACCCCTCCTTAAAATTCAACCATGACCTCAGGGTTGACAAAATGCAGGAAAGTTGACCCTGATCACGTCTTCATCTTCCCAGGTAGCTTCATCCACAATACATCCTCTCCATTGAATGAGCAGTTGATATACTACCTTAGCATCCCTGAGAATTTGTCGAGTATCCAACTGTCTCAGAGAAGTCAATTCAAAAACTCCTTGCTCAGACACATGAGGCAATTGCTGCATACCTTTGTGCTGGCCAACAGCCTTTTGAGTTGGGACACATGAAAAACAGGATGAACTCTAGAGGAATTGGGTAAGGCTAGTCTATAAGCTACAGAACCAATCTTCTCCACAATTTCATAAGGACCAAAAAACTTAGCATCCCACCTGAAAAGTTCTTTCAGACCTTTTGGCATCAGAAAATTGCTTCATTCTTTCCTGAGCTGCTTCCAACAAGTCTTTTAGACTACTCCACTGCAATTGCTTAGCATTCATGAACTCCTCCAAGCTATTCAGGTTGGTATGCTTCCTGGTTAACCAAGCCAAATGCCTTGGCTTATTACCATACATAATATGATATGGAGTAGTGTTCAGGGTGGTATGATAAGGAGTATTGTACCACCATTCTGCTGGAGCCAACCAAGATGCCAACTCCTTAGGATTCTGACTAGTCATGCCCCTCAAATATTGTTCTAAACATTGATTTACCCTTTCAGTACTTCCATCTGACTGGGGATGATAGGCAGTACTTAAGTGTAGTCTTGTTCCTGACAATTTAAACAAGGTTTGCCAAAATTCACTAAGAAACAAACTGTCCCTGTCACTCACAATGGACTCTGGCAGTCCATGCAGTCTATATACTTGCTCAAAGAAGATTTATGCTATATCTGCTAAATCTATCTACAATAACCCAAATTACCTCAGATCCTTTAGATTTAGGTATGCATAAAGGCTGCAACAACCCTGGACTTTTTACAGTTTCCCCTTTAATTTGCTGACATATAGCACATTCCCTAACCCAGTGCCCTATGTTCTGGTTAATAGTAGGCCAGTAGAAATAATTTTTGATCCTCTTAAGAGTGGCTTGTCTCCCAGAATGCCCTCCAATGCCATTGCTGTGCAACTCTTCAAAGATTTGTTTCCTCAACTCAGTTTGATTGCCAATCACCCATTTACCTCTGTACTGCAACAATCTTTAGATCATATAATATTCCTGAGGTCCTTCTTTATTGATTGTACATTCAGCAATCACTTCCTGCAGTTGTGAGTCTCCTTCATAGCTTTCACTGATCTGTGTCATCCATAAGGGAGTCATAACAGATATATGAGAATTGATACTAGTTTTTCTGCCATTATCAGCTGCCTTAAGCTTCACACTCCTTCCCTGCTAGCTAAATTGCATGGTTTGGTCCTAATAATTGCAATGAATGTCACCTAATTGAGTAAGCCACTCCACTCCTAATATCATTTGCCACCCTTTAAGATCCACAACCTGAGCTGTTGTTTCAAAGTCTATTCCATTCCAACTCCATTACAATTTGGGACATTGCTTCTGGCTAATAATACTCTCACCATTAGCTAACTGCAAGTGTACCAACTCCTGAGTTTGAGTCTCAATGTTCAAATCTTGACAAACTTGAGAGTGAATGATGTTCTTAGTACTACCACTGTCAATTAAAAtatccacttcaattccttttatTAATCCTTTGGATTGTAAAGGCTGATCAACTCCACTCACTTTCATGCCTAAGGCTGCTAGAATTATTTTCTGATCTTGCCCCTAGACACTCATCAAATTTAGGCTCCCCCTCATACTCTGCTGATATTTCTTCTTCAGCAATCATCACAAAATTTTGTGGCTTCTTACATTCATGGCCCTTGACAAATTTCTTATCACAATAAAAACACAGGCCCTTTTGTCTTCTTTCCTCCCTCTGAGAGTACGTGAGTGGCCTAGGCTTACTGTTTACAACTTCTGTAGTCTTGCTAGGTACCAACACAGATGTACCTCCACTATTGCTCATCACCACATTACTTCCGAAAGTTTCTTGATGCATTGCTCATAGTAGTTTTAGTCTTAAACACACTACTATAAGTAGATGTCCTCTTTGGTTGAGTATTCAAGGTCTGCTCATAGAATCTAGCTAACTTTAAGGCTTGCTCCACTGTAGTAGGTTCCAATAACCTCAACATTCCTTTGATCTCACCTTGTAAACCTCCAATGAAATTCTCTAGAAAATATTCAGATGTGAGGCTTGAAATTTTGAGCAAGATCTGCCCTCTGCACTATTCAaattcatcaaaataagcctcCACTGTAGAAGTCTGTTGTAGCTTCTTGAATTTGTCAAAGACTAACTATGTATCTACTTCATCAAATTTGGCTAGGAAAGCTTGGGTGAATTGATTCCAAATGGCCTTACTTCTCCCAATCATGAAAGATTTGTACCAAGACCTGGGAGTTCCAGTTAAGTGCATTGTAGCAATGGCTGCTCTTCTTATATCATCGACTTCAAAAATGGTGAAATACTCCTCACAATCTCTTAACCACTCCACAGTATCATTTCCTTATAAACTGGAAAACTTAATTTGAGATGCTTCAAGCTTTGAAATTCCTTCCTCTCTTGTTCTTTCCTGTTATACTTCCCAGGGACCTCCTCATTCTCCTCTTCATCCAACAACTCCTGTTGTTGCTCTAGCTTTTGTCTCTCCCAGGCAGCATGAGCTGGATTTCTGAATACACCTTTATTCTTTGCCACCACTGGAGTTTCTTCTTCATCTTCTGAAGATACATTCAAATTCTGAGGTTTTAAGCTCATAACTCCTTGCATTCCAGATACTAGCATCTCAATTGCTACTTGCAGTTTATCAATCCTTTCCTCTGTGCTTTCCTTCACTCCTATCCCAGGTTGTATTGTCCTCATAGCTCCTTGCTGAGAGGTTTCAGCTTGTTTGTTACTCCTAGTATTATATGTCATCCTTCAACTTTAATAAATCCGCAATCCTCTACTTGACTTTCAACAAACACTTAGTGTGCACCAAAATTCTGTTCTAATTAACTTTCTCAGTACAACAAGCTTAACCTAATATTTGTACTATTCTTCAGAAATTGCATCAACTACACTATTTTATCTCCAAATACAACTGAATTAACTGTAACAACAGTTATACTTACTGATTTCAACAATTTAAACACAGATCCGTATGTAGAGATTGAAATACACCTGAACTGAGTGTAAAATTCAAATTCTAAACTTTGAGCTGTGATTACTGAGTAACTAGGCTCGATTTGCTCGGAATTGAGTGCTGTTTGAAGCAGTAGTTGATCTAGATttagagctctgataccaatttgtcATGGTTTACTTGTGTTTTTAGAGGTTTTTTGTATTTTTTGGTATCTTCTGGTTTATAAGTGCAGAAATGTAAGTAAAACAACTAGAAGTGGAGATTATAGAATAGATATCAGAGAGAGAATAGAAGAGAAACGGAGAGATTGAGATCAAAATTGGGAGAGAGACAGAGTTTAGAGAGAGAATTGAGGTAGAAACCCTAGAGAGAGAAAACAGTTATAGAAAGAGAAAGAGATTAGTGGAAATAGATTCCTTTTCATATATTCAACATAACAACAGAGGACATCACAAGTCCTTTTATAGGCTCATCCCACAACAACTAACTCTAATACAAAGACAATCTTACCCTTACTAACCACACACCACTATACTGCTAGTTACAGGACAAAACACACAACAAAACAAAACATACAGTTATACTAGCATAGTACTATCCTTCCCATAGACCATGACACTATTGTGCAGGCTTGTATCTCCTTAAAGTACACCATTCTATCCATAAGTCTATTTCCAGCTTTCAGTGTCAATCCACCCATAGTTGTGAGTCAATAAGTCAGTTAAATAGTAACAGTACTATTATGTTATGGCACTACCGTCTTGGACATCCCTTGGACATCCAAATTTCATGTACTTGAAAAAAATATTTCCATCATTGTTTATCAATAAAAATGCAAGGTTATATCAGTGTGAAACTTGTCAATTTGCAAAGCACACTCGCACCACTTATTCACCTCGACCATACAAACCAACAACTCCATTTCTTAAATCCATGGGGACATATGGGGACCAAGTAGGATTTCTAACATATCGGGGACACGGTGGTTTATATTATTAGTTGATGATCACACTCGTTTGAGTTGGTTATTCCTCATGAAAGACAAATCTGAAACTATGCAATGTTTTAAAAACTTCCATTCCATGATCCAAAATCAATTCGAAACAtccattcaagtactcaaaaCGGATAATGCAAGAGATTTTTTCAATTAAATCCTTGGCACATATCTTCAATCAAATGGTATTGTTCATCAAAGTTCGTGCGTAGATACCCCACAACAGAACGGTGTGGTAGAATGCAAAAATAGACACATTCTTGAAGTTGCTCGAGCAATACTCTTTCAAAATCATGTGCCAAAACAGTTTTGGGGTGAAGCTGTCCTCACTGCAACTTTTTTAATCAATGGTATGCCTTCACGTGTCCTTAACTATCATTCCCCAGTGCAGCTACTTACCAAAAATTTTCCCAACACTCACCTAATTACCGAAATTCCATTAAAATGTTTGGATGCACAGCTTTTGTTCACGTCCACTCTCAGAACCGCAACAAACTTGATAAAAGAGCTTTTCGATGCATCCTGATCGGGTATTCCCCGAATAAGAAAGGATATAAATGTTTTTCTCCTGACACCAAGAAAATATATCACACCATGGATGTCCCATTCTTTGAAAACAAACCACTTTTTTCTAATTCTACCGTCGAGGGAGAGACGGATGCAAACGATTCAGAACAAAATTAATTGGGATTGGGATTCTTTAATCGAACCACATCTGATCTTGAATCAATCCAATACTTTACCCTATATTTCTTCTTTTATTCCATCCGGTACTTCAAATCTAGATTGGCCAGCCACCTCAAATCCCACCATTCCAAATATACCATCACAAGTTGATGATAATACGCCTCCAAACCTTCATCTCCCCAGTCCTTAGTGTACCCTAAACATCTCAGCCTTCCTGTTGATGCTATTCAGGTATACAGTAGGAGAAGACATGTCCAACAATCTGCACAAGATCAGCAAAGGCATGATTCAACTCAAAAGCAAGTTAATCCTGAAATTACACAAGGTGAGACACAAACAAACTTGGAATTAGGTGGTGGTGTCACAACAAATTATGTTCCAGTTATTAATCTGCCAATTGCACTGAGAAAAGGTACTCGATCATGTACTCAGCATCCTATTAAAAATTTTGTGTCATATTCAAAGCTATCTCAGAGACTTCGAACATGTGTGAGTACTCTTGACAATGTCCAAATTCCTAAAACGGTGTTTGAAGCATTAGAAATCCCAGAGTGGAAGGCTGCCGCTCTAGATGAATATCAAGCTCTTCTGGAAAATGGTACATGGGAACTGGCCACTCTTCCACCAGGAAAACGAACAGTTGGTTGCAAATGGATCTTTTCAGTTAAACAAAAGCCAGATGGTAGCATTGATAAATATAAAGCACGGCTGGTCGCCAAGGGCTATAGTCAGACTTACGGAATTGATTATCAAGAAACATTTGCCCCAGTAGCTAAACTAAAGACCGTAAATGCTCTAATGTCTATTGGTGCTAATCTGGATTGGCCTTTATACCAACTTGACGTaaaaaatgttttcttgaatgggGATTTATCGGAAGAAGTTTATATGGACATCCCTCCAGGTTTTGAAACAAATCTCACAAAAGGGAAGGTTTGCAAATTGCAAAAAACTATATACGGACTTAGGCAATCTCCACGTACTTGGTTCGAAAAGTTTACAAAGGTGTTGAAACGTGATAAGTACATACAATCACAAGTAGATGATACGTTGTTCATCAAACACTTTGATCATGGCAAGGTCGCAATGTTGAtagtatatgttgatgatatcgtTCTCACTGGAAATCATGATGAGGAAATAGAAAGGCTTAAACATTTGTTGTCCAGGGAATTTGAAATAAAAGATCTAGGTCCTTTACGATATTTCTTGGGGATGGAAGTAGCAAGATCCAAACAGGGAATTTTTGTATCTCAAAGAAAATATGTACTAGATCTTCTGGATGAAACTGGAATGAGTGGATGCAGACCAGCTGAAACACCAATGGATCCCAATACTAAATTAAAGCTTAGAACAGAGGAACCAGCTACAAATTTGGGCCGATATCAACGGCTAGTGGGGAAACTCATTTACACACATACTCGTCCAGACATCAGCTTTGCAGTAAGCGTCGTGAGTCAATTTCTAAGCAATCCTTCAGAAGATCATTTCGAAGTTGTATATCGTATCCTTAGATATATCAAAAGAAATCCTAGAAAAGGGTTGTTATTTACCAAGTTTTTAAGCCGTGATTTAGAAGTGTATACAGATGCAGACTGGGCTGGATCACCTATTGATCGAAGATCTACCTCATGGTATTGCTCATATTTATGGGGAAATTTAGTGATATGGCGGAGTAAAAAGCAGCAAGTGCAGTAGTGCTGAGGCAGAATTACGTGCTTTAGCTCAAGGCACTTGTGAATGGATATGGTTAAGAAGACTGATGAGGGAATTGCGGATAAAATATTCTGCTCCCGTTAATATGATGTGTGACAGCCAATCAACAATTGCCATTGCAAAGAACCCCGCCCATCACGATCGAACAAAACACATTGAAATTGATAAACATTTTATCAAAGAGAAGATAGAATACAAGACCATAACTCTGTCCTATGTACCATCCCGATTACAAACAGCAGATATACTCACAAAAGCATTATTTCGATCAAACTTTATTCAGCTGATTTCAAAGCTTGGTCTTATGAGTATCTACAATAGCTAGTTTGAGGGGGAGTGTAGGAAGTCAAACTAGTCACATGTATTAGAATATATTGTTTCCTAGTTGTAGTAGAGGAGATCACAATTAGGAAAAGAACATCCTCTCTCTGTATACAGCTGTAAATACTAACCTGATTTAGTGCAAGTCAATCCCTTAATTACAGGGATCCGATGCAGATTGTTATGTATATATTGAACCAGTTGGTTCATCTATCAATACAAAATTTTCTATTCTCTCCGACTTTGTAAAGCTTCACTAGTTAAAGATGGCACCATTCTCACTTGAAAACCAGATATGTAGTGTGAGGTTCCAAGGCCATATCTCTTGTCTCTCCCAAGGCATTGTGCACTTAAAGAGCAAAGAAACGAACTGATATAAAGAGGCATGTGATTTTGCTATTACATTGAGTACAGATACATCATTAACAACCTATCCCGACCTTCCTCGTCCGTCCACAGCCTACCTTTACCTTTCTACCGGGTAAAATCATGATTTAGAAGTCAAACTAAAGAGATTCAGATAACATTTAGAAGATGGGAGAACAGTTATGTAAAGGTGGAAATTTGTTATTATTTTATGTCACAAACTTTTACTTTGAGGTTGAGTGGGAAAGAAACTGGAAACATCTTTGGAAGTTCAAGGGCTTCAAACATATTTAAGATGTCAAATAATGTTAACAATTTTTTTAAGGCTGGTGAAGTAGTATCATATTAGCAGAGTTTTTTAAGGCTGGTGAAGTAGTATCATATTAGTAGTACCATATTAGAGTACAGAGTAAATACATCATTAACAACCTATCCCGACCTTCCTCGTCCGTCCACAGCCTACCTTTACCTTTATACCGGGTAAAATCATGATTTAGAAGTCAAACTAAAGAGATTCAGATAACATTTAGAAGATGGGAGAACAGTTATGTAAAGGTGGAAATTTGTTATTATTTTATGTCACAAACTTTACTTTGAGGTTGAGTGGGAAAGAAACTGGAAACATCTTTGGAAGTTCAAGGGCTTCAAACATATTTAAGATGTCAAATAATGTTAACAATTTTGTTAAGGCTGGTGAAGTAGTATCATATTAGCAGAGTTTTACCTGTATTGAAGGAGTTACTAGAATTAACATAATGGAACTACTTGGCTTGTAACTTTCATACTTTTTTTATCCCACATCCCGAAAAGGAATTATTATATTGTTATAATGAAACTATGATGAGGTACTTGAGCACCTTATCTCATTTTGCACtaataaaatgtaaaaatgacTAATTGTTGAACAATACAGATTTTCAGAGGAACTATAGTCTTACTACTGGCCCAATACTCGGTCAAATTCAATTCCCAATTAAGCCtatccatcagcacctacattTTCTCTTAGCTTGAAGGAATTACTATCACAAATGAGAGGCTAAAAGACCTGAGACCTAGAGTGATGAAAAGTTCACAGGAATGCAGCTTATATAAATAATACTGATAAGGCTTCAGCTTTATTCACCATTTCAGTTTTGTAGTTAATAGTTCATACGGTCGCATTGCAATCTAAAAGTCTACATATGTAGCCCACGGCATTCTTTTCCCTACTTATATCATCTATGTTTCTGTTTCTTCTTCATGAATACAAGAGAAACTACATAGATCTAGAAAACTGTTTCTCGGCGACTTCGCTGCCGCTGATCCAATTTGCTAATCGATGCGATTTTAAGTGCTTGAACAATATATGCATGGAATAGATGTTAAGTCGGCCTTTTAGCTAAAAAAGTTATTTTTAGTCATGTGTTTATATAACATGTGCTAAAAACTACATCAGCAGTTTGAAAAGGAAACTTGAACTAGAGATACAAACTTAGAGTTCAAGATTCCATGATGTCTCTATCATGTAATATAGAATTAAGACATTATACATACCTCAAATTCATTTTGCAGCTTTTATTAGCTAGCTGGTGTCCAAGTTCACTCCTCAACTCAGTAACAGAATCAGCATTGACAGCCTGCAATTATTAGAACATTCTTCTTCTTTTTTAAATTATACAAGCACTAGATAATTCAGACTTTCCAAGCCCGTGTACCAGTAAACTGCGATGATTTGAAAAATGCATCAACTTTCTCAAGAAACTAATCCATTATATTCTTGTTAAAGTTCCAGTGTAGATGTCAATCTGTTATTATTTGTTATAGGTGTTGCCCAAATTCATCATAACTGAAACAAAATTATATCGAAAATAGGTAAATTTGCATACACGAAGTTCTTAATCTAAATATATTGTTTCTCTATTTGAAATTCATATTGAGTATCTAATTTTCTATTTTCTATTATTGAGAGAATTTATATCTATAGTTATACAAAAAATTTGGACGGTATTTATACAACGTATTTTGGTGTTAAAACACATCAGGAGGTTAGAAGACCATTAGCTAAGCACATTatgaaaaatttaaaaatttcTAGTCATTATCCTACTGCTGAAGAGACTACATCTAGCTGTGATTTATGTGTCAAACAAGTTATTTAAAactaaattaattaaaaaaagatTTTTTTAACCAGATATAAAATTTACCAAGCATCGTCCAAAGTCTCCCCCTCCAAGCGCTATCTCATATGACTGATTAAGAAATTCATCTATCAACTTCTGCTTGTGTGATAAGCTCAACATGCCTTGCTTAATGACAGTATCCAGATCCAACGAAAGTAACTGCAAAGGGTCCGTCGTTTATCATGATATTAGATAACACCGAAAAGCACGAAAATTATAATATTACTTATAATGATAGATTACATTACCTGTTGAAACAATGATGAATTCAGGCTGGCACTAAATTCAATATCCAAATCTTTCAAACCACTGCTAAAAGCTTTGCTATTACGAAGATTCCACTTCCACAAATCAGCATCTTCAATATAGTCAAACAATGGTCGGGCACATTCAAATTTGCGGATAGTTTTGCCATTATCACCTATGGCAAGAAGCTTCTCCTTAAAAAAATCGTAAGCGATTGTAGCGCCACTCCTATTCATATCGATCACCTTGGTTACATTCTCCCCCACAGAAGTTTCTAGCTTCAATGTCTCCAATGCAGTTTTATGATGATCTAACACAATAACGCTACATAGTGTAGAAAAAACATAAATCAAGTAATCAATAGATACACATAGCAGACGACTAAACAATACATGTAGTTCACACTATAGATACAAGGGTCTTGTTCCCTGGCATCTGGGGGCTAGTTAAGCTTTAAACAACACACTGTGTTTCAGGGGCGTCGGATCTATATTTCAATGGcccaaattaaaaaaaaaaattccttGCCGCTATAAATATCCGTGGAACGGAAAGTCCTTTCCTCGGAGATTTACGGAAGGTAAAAAAGAAATACTTTAATCTGGGTCCTTAAAATAAAGATCTAAGGGTTGTGGAACAGTGTGTTAAATAAGGCTTGTTTAGCACACAGACTGTTAGGGATTAAGATCCTAGATACAAATAGCGCTTGTTCAGTGATATCTCTATAAAATGTCCAAAACATAAAATACGATGtgaataaaattattataaaaatcaGAAAGAAGTTAAGATTGTATGGCATTGTGGacttatataaaaattataatgcAGTATTAAGTAAATCCA
It contains:
- the LOC141717943 gene encoding uncharacterized protein LOC141717943 — translated: MMKKSAVLYHYPCPDGAFAALAAHLYFSATSTPALFFPNTVYTPLRVEQLPLPDIDIAYLLDFVGPPGFLSDLSSKLQCVIVLDHHKTALETLKLETSVGENVTKVIDMNRSGATIAYDFFKEKLLAIGDNGKTIRKFECARPLFDYIEDADLWKWNLRNSKAFSSGLKDLDIEFSASLNSSLFQQLLSLDLDTVIKQGMLSLSHKQKLIDEFLNQSYEIALGGGDFGRCLAVNADSVTELRSELGHQLANKSCKMNLRGIGAVVYGVPELKNDQMLKISLRSIDNEDTTPISQKFGGGGHRNASSFMLRADSFEQWKICG